The following proteins come from a genomic window of Clupea harengus chromosome 22, Ch_v2.0.2, whole genome shotgun sequence:
- the thpo gene encoding thrombopoietin isoform X1, with translation MAVTRFLLPSLFLIASTACDSRTSDFLCISKASRAMNKVKNDLRGEMVNCTDLRPSLIRLSHTMWDKATWEKIQFQDRMAEILQSLSNLVQDVKAARGLTQSGCGSILEILEKNAINYQVILTHPSITVMVEQLRPREATSPPIIQKYPSKETGDLKEVLNYFRQLLRILGWLIIELNVNCGTGNKQ, from the exons ATGGCTGTAACCA GATTCTTGCTCCCGTCGCTGTTCTTGATCGCATCAACAGCATGTGACAGTCGCACCAGTGATTTTCTCTGCATATCGAAGGCAAGCCGTGCGATGAACAAAGTTAAGAATGATTTGAGGGGGGAAATG GTTAACTGCACTGACTTGAGGCCTTCTCTGATTCGGTTATCTCACACCATGTGGGACAAAGCAACATGGGAGAAGATTCAG TTTCAAGACAGAATGGCGGAAATCCTGCAGTCTCTGAGTAATCTGGTGCAGGATGTGAAGGCTGCCAGGGGGCTCACGCAATCTGGCTGTGGTTCCATCCTAGAGATATTGGAAAAAAACGCCATAAACTACCAGGTTATACTGACTCATCCCAGCATTACTGTAATGGTAGAACAACTACGTCCT AGGGAGGCCACAAGTCCACCCATAATCCAAAAGTACCCTTCTAAAGAGACTGGCGACCTTAAAGAGGTTCTGAACTACTTTCGCCAACTATTACGCATACTTGGATGGCTCATTATAGAACTAAATGTGAACTGTGGAACAGGAAACAAGCAGTGA
- the thpo gene encoding thrombopoietin isoform X2, which produces MAVTRFLLPSLFLIASTACDSRTSDFLCISKASRAMNKVKNDLRGEMVNCTDLRPSLIRLSHTMWDKATWEKIQFQDRMAEILQSLSNLVQDVKAARGLTQSGCGSILEILEKNAINYQREATSPPIIQKYPSKETGDLKEVLNYFRQLLRILGWLIIELNVNCGTGNKQ; this is translated from the exons ATGGCTGTAACCA GATTCTTGCTCCCGTCGCTGTTCTTGATCGCATCAACAGCATGTGACAGTCGCACCAGTGATTTTCTCTGCATATCGAAGGCAAGCCGTGCGATGAACAAAGTTAAGAATGATTTGAGGGGGGAAATG GTTAACTGCACTGACTTGAGGCCTTCTCTGATTCGGTTATCTCACACCATGTGGGACAAAGCAACATGGGAGAAGATTCAG TTTCAAGACAGAATGGCGGAAATCCTGCAGTCTCTGAGTAATCTGGTGCAGGATGTGAAGGCTGCCAGGGGGCTCACGCAATCTGGCTGTGGTTCCATCCTAGAGATATTGGAAAAAAACGCCATAAACTACCAG AGGGAGGCCACAAGTCCACCCATAATCCAAAAGTACCCTTCTAAAGAGACTGGCGACCTTAAAGAGGTTCTGAACTACTTTCGCCAACTATTACGCATACTTGGATGGCTCATTATAGAACTAAATGTGAACTGTGGAACAGGAAACAAGCAGTGA